The sequence below is a genomic window from Sparus aurata chromosome 6, fSpaAur1.1, whole genome shotgun sequence.
TACATTTGACTGATGAAAGATATTTAAATagcaaattatttaaaaaaagacaaagtcaagaaaagaagaaaatgccAATGACAGACCATGATATATTTTtgactgaataaaaacaaaagttttctTGATTTTAATACCCTCAGCATtagtggaagaagtattcagatgtcttctttgagtaaaagtactaataTAGTGTATAAATATTCTTTTacaagtaaaaatgtcaaagtcaAAATGTAGTCTAGTACCAAAAGTGAAAGCACTTATTATGCAGAATCATATATTATTGTTTGATCAAAATGAATGGCGTATTTAGTGAAGCATCAGTTTCATGTTGCAGCTGTTGTTATATTATAAAAATAGTTCATTTATAGATTATATGTTGCAGCTATttttaatctgtaaagtaactaaagctgtaaAACAACAGAAGTGGAGTAAAAGGTCCATATGCTGCTGAAATGTAGTCAAGTAAGAAACAGTACCCCCCACGCTGAGTTTAAGTTCACGctttagttaaaaacaaaagtctttcagagctttttaattattttcgcAGCTGTGAGCCTCCGGTGTGACGTCACGTGTCTCTGGGAGCTGaaacactttcattttcatttgtcagGAAACCAGCAGCGTCCGGAGCCCGAAGCACGGCAAGCTGAAGGTAAGACGTGTGCGTCAGAAACTCGAGCTGTTTTATGTGCTGTATATTCGTcaaacaggggaaaaaaagagtttgTGTCATCATATCGTGTTAAAAAATGCTGGAGATTATAAAAATGCGGCGTCACAGCCTAAAAGTTTGCATTAGGTTTTCGTTAACCGAAAGTGAAGTCGAGCGATAGCCTCCATTTTGTGTCGACATTTGTCTTAAAGTTTTTACATAAATGcacaacaaaaataattgttGGACGTCTGAGCTGACATTCTGACTACGAGAAACGCTGCTGTCATTTATGTTGCAGATACTCGTGACGTCTGAAAGGAAGGAGACGGACAACATGTCAGGCCATGACGCAGAAGAGCCCATGGAGGTGAATATCTGTTATCAGCTAACTAAAGTTAACCATTAGAACAATATGAGACAGCTGTaaagggactttttttttttttttatcataatgtgaatatttacaATGACCATGTGTAAAATATTACCctactgtttgaatttgtttgtgttttgatgctgcatttgtctttttgactaaaaatatcttgtcttttttCATATAGTGGTCTCAGTCTAATGCCAAATCTAACAAGAGGCCTAAAGTAggcaggtgtctgtgtgtgtgtttacaagcCAGTTCATCTAAAAACCAGGGTGGGTCTAAACAGGCCTGTCTGGTTCATGTAGAGTGAAAGCAAAAGTATAAAATTGAAGGCACAAGCTCCCAGCAAAGACTTTAAAAAAGGTCTCGTTAACGCCCCCATCCTTGACTCCTCTGCAACaacttaatgtcatttttattgatcataatttcacttttttttttaacatgggATTAATTTACATTATGTTGAGAGTTCCCCTGCAACCAATAGCAGAGGCACTGGTCATCTCTTGACTGTTTATGACTGTTACGGCTTCCTCCGATGATAAACAGCACGGCTCAAAAAGAGTTGGAGGAAGTACATACTAAACgccacacacacaatgtccacAATTAAACCAGCTTTATtatgctttattgttttttcttcgTGAAAACTGTTTAAGACAATAATGTCATTAAAGACATGTTAGTATAgttcaaatgaaacacagcttCCAGtatcatatacatatatactgtatgatgtCCAGGTAGAAGAACCTCAAGATGCCACAGGAAACTCCTTTAGTCGAGCACCGAACAATTCCACAACTCCCCACACTTCTGCAGGAGAAGTGACACGGGCACAGGCCTCCCACATGTCTCAGGACCCACCATGGAACTCTGACAGAGGGATGGATGTTGTGAGTAGCTTTGTCATTCAAGTCTATAAACTACAGTTGAACATTGGGAAAGTGTGAAAAGATAATCACCATGAGAGTTGTGGTATTGAtgctaaaatgtgaatattctcAGTGTCTTTTCAAGAGGAAgtacaaaagaaagaaaatagtttgtgttttgaagtattaattagggctgggcgataaaacgataacgatatctatcgcgatagacacatgatcaatatcaatagaaaaatACGTTCGATAGAACGttcgataatttcactgaactctgtcagaaacaggtgatctgcaagcggcgaaatacagtgtgaggcccagttgctggacgagaggtttatgcacgcaactctgtttactttcgatcaaaacaaaacttaatttcagacacagacacagaccgtagaacctccgtatccctacgcattatcGCAAcagcccagttgcgctaatgcgtagggatacggaggttctacggttgaaaaaatgtagtgccaaaagaaagggcggtctgacggagagatgtaaagcggtgtgaattttccctATACAACGTTCACTTGCAATAATATAGATATTTTAAGGTTGGCCtcgttttaggtggttaaagtTCGCTTTGCACTGGACCGTGTTCACTGTAGtgcaaagctgagcgtctgggctggagcggctctctacttctccaaactgaggctgcgctgatcggtgattacggtaggaaacagatcgactattgatatgtactttttatgaccccacttcaaaaaacaccaaccaTCCCattaacatattgtcaagcagcaatgtcagcatctacactattttgtctcgtGTCTtcgattctgattctgaaatattgaaaaagattttttttcaccagtcaccatttaaagggttatttttcaaattttacttatttcaaatgggtaaaaaaaaaaaaaaatcaataattatcgatattgactgatatgaaacacttatatcgtgatacatttttcagccatatcgcccagccctagtattaattgccacaattgtcttttttttaatctgtctttCTAGAGGTAGGtacaaaccccaattccaatgaagttgggacgttgtgtaaaacgtaaataaaaaaagaatacaatgatttgcaaatccttttcaacttagattcaattgaatacactacaaagacaacatatttaatgttcaaactgataaacttcttagtttttttgcaaatatacactcattttaaatgtgatGCCTGCAACACGTTCCAAATAAGCTGGGACAGCGGCAACAATAGACCGGGAAAGTTGAGGAATGCTTAAAAAAcgcctgtttggaacattccacggGTGAACCGGTTAATTGGATACAGCTGAGTGCCATGATTGGGTATAAAAGGAGCATCCCCAAAATGCGCAGTTTTTCACAGGCAAGGATGGTGCGAGGTTTACCACTTAATGAACAACTGCATGAGCAAATAGTCTTACAGTTTAAGCACAACATTTCtcaacaattgcaagaaattgaGGGATTTCATCATCTACAGTCCCTAATATCATCAAAAGATTCAGAGAATCTGGAGAAATCTCTGCACGCAAGTGGCAAGGCTGAAAACCAACATTGAATAACCGTGACCTTTCATCCCTCAGGCAGCACTGCATTAAAAACCAACATCATTCTGTCAAGGATATTAccacatgggctcaggaacacttcggAAAACCGCTGTCAGTTAAGACAGTTTGTTGCTACATCTACAAGTGCAAGTTAAAACTCTACCATGCAAAGCAAAAGCCCTATATCAACAACATCCAGAAATGGCGCCCAAGCTCATTTGAGATGGACTGAAGCAAAGTGGAAAAGTGTGCTGTGGTCTAACAAGTCCACATTTCAAATAGTTTTTGGAAATCATGGACGTCGTGTCCTCCGggccaaagaggaaaaggaccATCCAGACTGTTATCAGCGCAAAGTTCAAAAGCCAGCATCTGTGATGGTATGGGGTCATGTTAGTGCCCATGGCATTATGGGTAACTTGCACATCTGTGAAGGCACCATAAATGCTGAAAGGTACATACAGGTTTTGGAGCAACATATGCTGCCATTCAAGCAATGTCTTTTTCAAGGACGTCCCTGCTTATTTCAGCAGGACAATGCCAAGCCACAGTCTGCATGTGTTACAAAAGCATGGCTTCGTAGTAAAAGAGTGCGGATACTAGACTGGCCTGCCTGCAGTCCAGACCtgtctcccattgaaaatgtgtttcgCATTATGAAGCGCAAAAAAAAGACAGCGGAGGCCCCGGACTGTTGAGCAACTGAAGTCGTATATCAAGCAAGAATGGGAAAGAATTCCATCTGCGAAGCTTCAAGAATGAGTGTCCTCAGTTCCAAAGTGCTAATTGAGTGTTGTTAAAAGGAAAAGTGATGTAACACAGTGGTAAACATGCCCCTGTCCCAGCTCTTttgaaacgtgtgtgtgtgtgcatacatgttCAGTAACAGAGATGATTTCAACCAGTGCAACAACACTTTTAGACACTAAAAACGAGTTCATGTAAAATTTATGTCTGTATGTCTCTTTTTAAGGGAgcttaaattaaattcaaaacaaataatctCAGCCAGTTGCCTTCTGTTGTACCGAGGCTGTCCTCTTATGTCCATAATAGTCTGTTTTATTATCATGCTGCATTACAACTCTGTTGTTATTACAGAAATGgtagtttcatttttttgtttaaattccATTTCAGTCTCATAATCACATATACTGAATTacatcttttttctgttttgataaGGACCAGCAAGGACAACATCAGTATGCCACTGGAAACCCCTCTAATCCAGCACAGAACAACTACCCAGATCTCCACACTTCTGCTGTACAGGTTGCACAGGCATATCAAAACACATCAGCGAACATGCCAACTCTGAGTAGCTCTGTTGTCCAAGTCTGCAAACTACAGCTGACACTTAAACATTAGAAAAATAAgtgttaaaggtccagtgtgtaggatttttGTGGCATCTAGCAGTAAGGGAGCAGATTGCAGCCAATTGAACACCCCTCATCTCAACCTCCCCTACGGTGGAGGTGTGAATTGCCTTCtatagagccagtgtttggtttgtctgtaggaagaggacctgctccctctgtaaatataaaaggctcattctaagagTATGAGATCAGGGTAAGATAACCATCTCAGAAAATGTGTACAGTATCATAATATACACTATTACACAGTGATTATAAAGTCATTATCAGTAACAATGACCcttaaaagaatgaaaatagaaGGGATTTTTACTAGCGATGTACTGATCTGACTTTTTCAGTCCCAACACCGATACTGATGCCTGGGCTTTGTGTCAATACACAAAGGTTCAGCTGCtaataaaacatagcagctgaacctgagaataatgtaataaaaagttggtcaaacaacaacttgtgctcAGTGACACACGTGGTgcgacagaggaaaaaaaactggattGGCCCGTGGATCTCTTCATTTTTCCGATCCAGCTATTTTGTCAATATCAGGGCCAATATCCGGTCTTAGtatcggatcggtgcacccctaATTTTTACTTATAATTCTCTAATACCTTAGATAATCAAATGGACATTGAAGGATAACCAAGTTTCATACCACAGTTTACCTTGAAATCAGTATATCACTGCAGACCTATTCTGAGGtaacaaaaacatcatcattttattttccagGTGATCCAGTTGCTCTTTCTTGTACTGAGGCTGTCCTCCTAGGTCATAGTTCGTTATATTCTCAGACTGCATGGCATCTCCGTTATCAAGACTGTTTTAAACTTTAATGTAATTAAAGATGTGGAAAATAATTCCATCTATACTGTCATACACATATGTACTGAATGAGGTCTTTCTGTTTTGAAAAAGGACCAGACAAGACAACATCAGGACGCCAGCTTAAAGTTCTTTAATGCACCACAGAACAACCAAACATATCCCGACACTTCTGCTGGACAGGTTGCACAGGTGACTTAAGACTCATCACCTAACATTGGCAGGGGAACGGCAGTTGTGAGAAGCTAAATTCACAGTGACTGTCAGGATTTTTAAGTATTAATGgctgtctttatttatttgaatatcCTGTCTTTCCTCATACAGGGTTCTGAGCTGCCTCCAACATCTGAGGTGGGTatttttgtgagtgtgtttgtgtgagtttaATTACACAAATCGTCCCAGCCACCTCTATGTGAGCCAGTATCTGTTACTCATAAGACTTTGGAAGGGCACTGCTACAAACTGTTTGAATAAGGGCAGGCACTTACAGGCAGATACTTTTAGGTAATTGAACGAATCATCTATCTATCACaggccagcttcttttgatgaAATATACCCTCCAGTTCTGATATAACATAACGCTTATAGCAGCTACAACAACCACTTGAGCTGGGGCCATTGAAAAGAACAATCATTCCTATCGCTAGTTGCCTCTAGTTGCTGGTTGCTCCTCATAAGGACACTGATTGGTTCAATGCCTGTGTGTTGGCCACAAGCACACAGCTTGAAACCTTGATTTAAAGGATAAATTACATCCTTATGCTGTCTATTATCCTATTGCATAGAAACTATGTTATCAATGCCATATAAAACTCAAATGTAATTATAGCAATGATCAGTTAAAAACAACACTAACTCCAATATGATTTTACATATATATGACcttattttgtgtctttgtgaaaCTGTGCCAATTATattattcactttattttttctgttattaCAATTTTACAGTGATTTATAAAATGTCCCTTGAAAACAGACTTTTAAGATAAATGGCATGGAGTATGTTGTGTTATATTGTTTTGTATTCAGTGACATTAACTGTTACATGTGCTCTGGCTCTGTTGATTTTATCACAGAACAAAGATGAAGTTCGAGCCACTCTCTCCGTCCAGTGgtcagatgatgatgataaaatgcagaaaaaaaaatcaacactgCAGAAATGTCTTCAGACTTTGGTTCACAGATTTGATGTAGAATGCGATGTTCTAAAGGTCTCAGAAGAAGGAAAAGCTGAAATAACGATtaaacctgctgcaggtgcagTATTACTGAATTTAATACCATTGGTTTTGCATagtattttcttgtttttcattttaagtttcagttaatgttgttttttgttttgttttagttttttttcaagTTGCGAGTGAGTTTGAGGCACTGCTAAGAAAACCAATAAAGGGAAAAGATAGGAAAACGGTGATAATAACTTCATTTAGTATGGATCTGCCAGAGCtggagataaaaaaacaaaacatctcttCAGTGAACCATCCTCAATCATCTGTGTCAGGGCAACAACATGTAAGTTTTGTGTAGTGAAGAAGTACAAATTAATCACAGTGAAATTATTTTTGATTAGCTCATTAATTGCTTCATATTATCTCTATAGGTGAAAGGCCAATTTAGGGAGCAAAGTGAGACAACCCCATCTACTCGTAATGTCCCAGTTCTTACAGACAATGCCTCAATAACCCTTCCTCTTTCATCTATGTCAGAGCATCAACATGTAAGTGCCGTGAAGTAAAGAAATGCAAattaataacaaacaaacaaaagatttcattttgataattaattaatatttctCTATAGATGAAAGGACAACTCGGGAAACAAAGTAACATGACTACATCTACGAACGTCCCAAAGCTCACAGACAATGACAATTCACGACAAGAAGTGAACCTTCCTTCTTCATCTGTGTCAGAGAAGCAAAATGTATGTGCTGTGAAGTAAATTAGTAAGACTGAATTACAATGAATACTAATGCATTTTAGCAAATTAATACATCGTTTTTTTATCCAGGACCAAGAGCCACCAGTGAAACAAAATGGTTCCAGCAGTTCAGCTGCAGTTTCTACAAGAGAAGATAAGACAGGTTGTGTTCTCCCAGTGGTCCACTTCTGGTACATGAACAACATCTTCAAGGAGGACATTAAACGCATCGAGAGAAGGCATGGAGTTAAAATGAATGCAGAAGTGAATGTGCGCTTTGAAGGAGACCAAAAAGACGAAGGCCTGGCAGAAGCTCTTTCTGAGTTCACTGACCTCGTTCAGAAGCGTTTAGGTGATTTTGATGGCTCAGTTACTCCTCTCAAGTCCGTAGATACAGAAGAGTTCAAGGACGCACTGAAAATGATCCAGAGACCTGAGCACAAGCTTCTGGTTGCTCTTTCTTCTGAAGAAATGACCATATATGGGCCAAGACCAATTTCAACTGCCATCAGCAAGTCCTTAAATGCAGCACAGACATCCTCAGCAAATACTTACAACTCTGCTGCAGAGTCTCAAGTCACATCCCTGAACATTGGCATGAGCATCAGAGACCATCTTGTAAATAATGGACTGAATATGCAGGAGAGCCACTGGAAGCTGATGACAACTGCCTTCAGTGATGACGTagataagattaaaaaaaagttcagtgTGGACTTTATGGATTCAGGCGTCCATCATGGCAAAGTCAATGTCAGAACTCATTATAAAAGATCTGGAGGAAATGCTTCAATGGAGAGCCATGCTATCAGAGCTCTTCTTCATCTGTGCCAGAAGATCGCCACATCACCCAAGAACATCACCCAGCACCAAGGTGCCACAGGGTTCAGTGGCTCCAAGAAGAATTCAAGGAGTTCGTCAGAGGGGGCCTCCAGTGGACCTGTGgtcaacaaccaatcagaatACAGCACTCGCAAAACTGAAGATTCTGCAGGAGAGGGGGCAACAGCGGGAGACAACAAAGATGAAGAATGTCCTATATGCAAAGATACGTTTAAGAACAAGAAACAGCTCAAGTGTAAACATGAGCTTTGTGAGGAATGCCTGgaacagttaaaaaaacacatgggaCCAGTGTGTCCTATATGCAAAGATGTCTTTGGAGTGATAGAGGGAACTCAGCCAGATGGAAAAATGTCTGTGCAGAAAAGTTACTTATCCCTCCCTGGATTCGAAGGCTATGGCACTATAGTCATCAGCTATTATTTTCCAGatggaaaacaaactgtaaatatcTTAATTTAATTATCTGAAGAATTTCTAAGTTATTTTCAGACATGTTTGTCAATTATGTCTTCAACTTACTCTCTCCCTTTGTAGGAAAGGCATCCAAATCCTGGACAACGTTATCATGGTACAAGCAGAACAGCATATCTGCCAGACAACAAAGAGGGTAAAGAAGTGCTGCATCTGTTACAGAAAGCATTTAACCAGAAGCTCATTTTCACTGTTGGGACTTCCACAACAACTGGGATAAAGAACCAGGTGACCTGGAACGACATTCACCACAAAACCTTGACATCTGGAGGACCACAGAGGTACATCACAGTTtttctatctatatatatatctatctatctatctatctatctatctatctatctatctatctatctatctatctatctatctatctatctatatatctatatatatatatatatatatatatatatatctatctatctatctatctatctatctatctatctatctatctatctatctatctatctatctatctatctatctatctatctatctatctatctatctatctatctatctatctatctatctatctatctatctatctatctatctatctatctatctatctatctatctatctatctatctatctatctatctatctatctatctatctatctatatatatatatatatatatatatatatatatatatatatatatatatatagggcTGTAACAATACTGAAACTGAAATCGCCACACTCAGATCCACGAACCTGTCTCGTGGTGTGAGGGGGCAGAATCGCGACGcaacttccagtccagatccagccctatgagctGGATGtaagtagcccctttcacataGCGACGCTGCATTAACCCCACAGCCGTCGTTCGCCAAATCTCCGCCATTgttcgttcacacagagcgaagcaccgctggagtaAAGACGAatcgctgtgtaattcacacagaaagctggcgctgcggctcctaaacaGACATGACGGTACACGTcttgatgatgtgtgtgtgtttgcaaggGGTTTCCCCGGTTTCCCCCGTCAATCTAAATCCGACGGCTGTCTTCCGgggtaaagttcactgaagtttCGGTtgagggctgaccgtcgcagagatttttttccatcattaacactcggtgagttaaagttttttgctggtgacggacgtttttcgggcagaaatgtgacgaggaggCGGTAGGATGGTCGGGACGGTcaggacagatgcttctccacgtacagctgcggtatttGTTTCCTCGTTGCCaaaaacagttacagttactacataACCTtagtttggtcctgtaacgttgctttgtgggacatttctcttttttaagttgagtgagggaccttactgcacctctgatactatcaaATGAGTATCATATAcataagttattgaaatgttacataaataaaatgttttatttaaaaaaaataccgAATTGTGGttcaaaaatcgtgatacaaactgaatcgtgagtttggtgtatcgttacagccctaaatatatatacaattattttttttttttttctttgttgaccCCTGTTCCTTATCTGTTTCCACAGTTTTGGGTATCCTGACCCAGACTATCTGAGTAGAGTCAGAGATGAGCTGAAGGCTAAAGGCATCGAATGAAGTCTGATACAAAGATGCTACAGAGAGttgttttaacacaaaaaatCAAGATAATCATTTAAACAATCACAGATTATTGAATTGTATTCTGTCTCTCGGGGTTATCATTAAGGGTTGCTTTGAAATGCACCAAATGTTACCGTTTAGCAACATATATTAGTTTCACCTATTTAGCGTAACGTTTTTTGATGGAGTTTCTCAATTTTTAGTTGATTGTTTCAGTTCATAATTCAGTTTATAACagtatacaaataaaataatgcattcaTAAATGTATCTTCAACTGTCTACAGTCTGTATTATCTAAATTACCGCTTGCctaataaatgattaaatcgACCCACACTGACTCACCACAGTATTCTTCACTATATCAGCATGTCCATTGTATGAAATATTCTTGTATTATCATGTTCTTTCCTTTGAAAAGTGTGTTGACTCCATAAAGTCCATAAATTGTGTATAACAAAAGACATTCTTCATTTTAGTACCTCCACTAACTTTACTTATGGGCAAACCCTCCGACCATCAAGCAAACATTTTCAATGTGGTACAACAATTAATAAGCAGTCACATAAGAGATGCAGCACTGGTCGACACTGGCTGCACATGTTTGGATCTGTTTTATGACCAGCTTACATTGGAGgcattttatatttcacagtACTTTgctacatttgtgtttgtaattGCTTTCAAATATATTTCTATTAGACATGTATTTGATACACTgtacaaaaaatattaataaaggATGCATGTATTTATGATATATATGTATTTGCAAAGTTAATGACACATTAATCACTAATTTTTGCATCATTGTGATTTACAGAGGATGATATTAATAATTCTAAAGGTATGCTCAACTGTACATGAAAAGATCAAGCCACCAATACATAACATTAGAAATGAATGTAAATTGCAAATGATacagtcaaaatgtcaaaatgagtTCTGACAGATTTGTCCACAAAGATCATGATATTTCTttcattcaatcaaaaaaaaaaaactaaaaaaacaaagcttgtCAAAGGTTTTCTTGATATTTGCAGGGtcagcagtggtggaagaagaacACAGATCTTTTACATAAGTATTAAAACCAGCGTAGAGATATTCTGTTTCAGTGTGTTACATTCAAAATGTTACATGAAAAGTATGAGCAGCCAATTATACCCAAAGTACCAAAAGAGTAGTTATTACAGAGAATCACCCATAATATAAACAGTGTATATGTTTTATAATTACACTGgat
It includes:
- the LOC115583863 gene encoding E3 ubiquitin-protein ligase DTX3L-like isoform X2, producing the protein MSGHDAEEPMEVEEPQDATGNSFSRAPNNSTTPHTSAGEVTRAQASHMSQDPPWNSDRGMDVDQQGQHQYATGNPSNPAQNNYPDLHTSADQTRQHQDASLKFFNAPQNNQTYPDTSAGQVAQGSELPPTSENKDEVRATLSVQWSDDDDKMQKKKSTLQKCLQTLVHRFDVECDVLKVSEEGKAEITIKPAAVFFQVASEFEALLRKPIKGKDRKTVIITSFSMDLPELEIKKQNISSVNHPQSSVSGQQHVKGQFREQSETTPSTRNVPVLTDNASITLPLSSMSEHQHMKGQLGKQSNMTTSTNVPKLTDNDNSRQEVNLPSSSVSEKQNDQEPPVKQNGSSSSAAVSTREDKTGCVLPVVHFWYMNNIFKEDIKRIERRHGVKMNAEVNVRFEGDQKDEGLAEALSEFTDLVQKRLGDFDGSVTPLKSVDTEEFKDALKMIQRPEHKLLVALSSEEMTIYGPRPISTAISKSLNAAQTSSANTYNSAAESQVTSLNIGMSIRDHLVNNGLNMQESHWKLMTTAFSDDVDKIKKKFSVDFMDSGVHHGKVNVRTHYKRSGGNASMESHAIRALLHLCQKIATSPKNITQHQGATGFSGSKKNSRSSSEGASSGPVVNNQSEYSTRKTEDSAGEGATAGDNKDEECPICKDTFKNKKQLKCKHELCEECLEQLKKHMGPVCPICKDVFGVIEGTQPDGKMSVQKSYLSLPGFEGYGTIVISYYFPDGKQTERHPNPGQRYHGTSRTAYLPDNKEGKEVLHLLQKAFNQKLIFTVGTSTTTGIKNQVTWNDIHHKTLTSGGPQSFGYPDPDYLSRVRDELKAKGIE
- the LOC115583863 gene encoding E3 ubiquitin-protein ligase DTX3L-like isoform X1; translated protein: MSGHDAEEPMEVEEPQDATGNSFSRAPNNSTTPHTSAGEVTRAQASHMSQDPPWNSDRGMDVDQQGQHQYATGNPSNPAQNNYPDLHTSAVQDQTRQHQDASLKFFNAPQNNQTYPDTSAGQVAQGSELPPTSENKDEVRATLSVQWSDDDDKMQKKKSTLQKCLQTLVHRFDVECDVLKVSEEGKAEITIKPAAVFFQVASEFEALLRKPIKGKDRKTVIITSFSMDLPELEIKKQNISSVNHPQSSVSGQQHVKGQFREQSETTPSTRNVPVLTDNASITLPLSSMSEHQHMKGQLGKQSNMTTSTNVPKLTDNDNSRQEVNLPSSSVSEKQNDQEPPVKQNGSSSSAAVSTREDKTGCVLPVVHFWYMNNIFKEDIKRIERRHGVKMNAEVNVRFEGDQKDEGLAEALSEFTDLVQKRLGDFDGSVTPLKSVDTEEFKDALKMIQRPEHKLLVALSSEEMTIYGPRPISTAISKSLNAAQTSSANTYNSAAESQVTSLNIGMSIRDHLVNNGLNMQESHWKLMTTAFSDDVDKIKKKFSVDFMDSGVHHGKVNVRTHYKRSGGNASMESHAIRALLHLCQKIATSPKNITQHQGATGFSGSKKNSRSSSEGASSGPVVNNQSEYSTRKTEDSAGEGATAGDNKDEECPICKDTFKNKKQLKCKHELCEECLEQLKKHMGPVCPICKDVFGVIEGTQPDGKMSVQKSYLSLPGFEGYGTIVISYYFPDGKQTERHPNPGQRYHGTSRTAYLPDNKEGKEVLHLLQKAFNQKLIFTVGTSTTTGIKNQVTWNDIHHKTLTSGGPQSFGYPDPDYLSRVRDELKAKGIE
- the LOC115583863 gene encoding E3 ubiquitin-protein ligase DTX3L-like isoform X3, which translates into the protein MSQDPPWNSDRGMDVDQQGQHQYATGNPSNPAQNNYPDLHTSAVQDQTRQHQDASLKFFNAPQNNQTYPDTSAGQVAQGSELPPTSENKDEVRATLSVQWSDDDDKMQKKKSTLQKCLQTLVHRFDVECDVLKVSEEGKAEITIKPAAVFFQVASEFEALLRKPIKGKDRKTVIITSFSMDLPELEIKKQNISSVNHPQSSVSGQQHVKGQFREQSETTPSTRNVPVLTDNASITLPLSSMSEHQHMKGQLGKQSNMTTSTNVPKLTDNDNSRQEVNLPSSSVSEKQNDQEPPVKQNGSSSSAAVSTREDKTGCVLPVVHFWYMNNIFKEDIKRIERRHGVKMNAEVNVRFEGDQKDEGLAEALSEFTDLVQKRLGDFDGSVTPLKSVDTEEFKDALKMIQRPEHKLLVALSSEEMTIYGPRPISTAISKSLNAAQTSSANTYNSAAESQVTSLNIGMSIRDHLVNNGLNMQESHWKLMTTAFSDDVDKIKKKFSVDFMDSGVHHGKVNVRTHYKRSGGNASMESHAIRALLHLCQKIATSPKNITQHQGATGFSGSKKNSRSSSEGASSGPVVNNQSEYSTRKTEDSAGEGATAGDNKDEECPICKDTFKNKKQLKCKHELCEECLEQLKKHMGPVCPICKDVFGVIEGTQPDGKMSVQKSYLSLPGFEGYGTIVISYYFPDGKQTERHPNPGQRYHGTSRTAYLPDNKEGKEVLHLLQKAFNQKLIFTVGTSTTTGIKNQVTWNDIHHKTLTSGGPQSFGYPDPDYLSRVRDELKAKGIE